In one window of Aquimarina spinulae DNA:
- the aroQ gene encoding type II 3-dehydroquinate dehydratase: MKLLILNGPNLNLLGKREPEVYGNQTFDEFFTQLQSDFSALELSYYQSNIEGELITKIQEADDCCDGVILNAGAYTHTSIGIGDAIKAISIPVVEVHISNTFGREEFRHQSYISPNAKGVILGFGLQSYILAIQSFSIK; the protein is encoded by the coding sequence GTGAAATTACTAATCTTAAATGGCCCTAATCTAAATCTCCTAGGTAAAAGAGAGCCAGAAGTATATGGAAATCAAACTTTTGATGAATTCTTTACTCAATTACAATCTGACTTTTCTGCACTAGAATTATCTTACTATCAATCTAATATAGAAGGGGAGTTGATCACTAAAATACAGGAAGCAGATGATTGCTGTGATGGAGTTATCCTTAATGCGGGTGCGTATACTCATACTTCTATTGGTATAGGAGATGCTATAAAGGCAATATCAATTCCTGTTGTAGAAGTACATATATCAAATACTTTTGGCAGAGAAGAGTTTAGACATCAATCTTATATATCACCAAATGCAAAAGGTGTTATTCTAGGGTTTGGTTTACAAAGCTATATACTGGCAATACAAAGTTTTTCTATAAAATAG